A genomic stretch from Methanorbis rubei includes:
- a CDS encoding 30S ribosomal protein S7 codes for MTEEQAATSKILLFNKWDTSEVVVKDAGLIRYVTVTSTEVPSSCGRLTQQQFTKSQMAIVERLINRLMQKEGNTGKKQMCTRMVMDAFDEINKKTKQNPLQVLVDAIANAGPREETVRLKYGGINVPKSVDSAPIRRVNTALRYIAMATWKGSHKTKKPASQVLANELIMAAKGDAKCFSVGRKEEVERIAKSAR; via the coding sequence ATGACAGAAGAACAGGCTGCAACCAGCAAAATCCTGCTGTTCAACAAGTGGGATACCAGCGAAGTTGTGGTAAAAGATGCGGGTCTTATCCGCTACGTCACGGTTACCTCAACCGAGGTCCCGAGCTCCTGCGGCAGACTGACCCAGCAGCAGTTCACCAAAAGCCAGATGGCAATTGTTGAGCGGCTTATCAACCGTCTGATGCAGAAAGAGGGCAACACCGGCAAGAAACAGATGTGCACCCGTATGGTTATGGATGCCTTCGATGAGATCAACAAGAAGACCAAGCAGAACCCGCTTCAGGTCCTTGTTGATGCAATCGCCAACGCCGGCCCACGCGAAGAAACCGTTCGTCTGAAGTACGGCGGTATCAACGTCCCGAAATCCGTGGACTCCGCTCCAATTCGTCGTGTCAACACAGCACTCCGCTACATTGCCATGGCAACCTGGAAAGGTTCCCACAAAACCAAGAAACCGGCATCACAGGTGCTCGCCAATGAGCTGATCATGGCAGCAAAAGGAGATGCAAAATGCTTCTCGGTCGGAAGGAAGGAAGAAGTCGAGCGGATTGCGAAGTCGGCTCGGTAA
- a CDS encoding 30S ribosomal protein S12, producing the protein MGQGKFAARKLVRSAKKFRWSDSVYARRALKLKLKADPLEGAPLGRAIVLEKVGVEAKQPNSAIRKCVRVQLIKNGRQVTAFAVGDGAINFIDEHDEVTICGIGGRAGRSMGDIPGVRFVVIGVNGVTLNELVIGRKEKSRR; encoded by the coding sequence ATGGGACAGGGAAAATTCGCAGCAAGAAAGCTTGTTCGCTCCGCCAAGAAATTCCGGTGGAGTGACTCAGTGTATGCGCGCAGAGCGCTCAAACTGAAGCTGAAAGCAGATCCACTTGAAGGCGCACCGCTTGGACGTGCAATCGTTCTTGAAAAAGTTGGTGTTGAAGCAAAACAGCCGAACTCAGCAATCAGAAAGTGCGTTCGTGTTCAGCTGATCAAAAACGGTCGTCAGGTCACTGCATTCGCAGTGGGCGACGGTGCAATCAACTTCATCGATGAACACGATGAAGTCACTATCTGCGGTATCGGCGGTCGTGCAGGACGTTCCATGGGAGATATCCCCGGAGTCCGTTTCGTCGTTATCGGCGTCAACGGTGTCACCCTCAATGAGCTTGTCATCGGACGCAAAGAGAAGTCACGGAGGTAA